A portion of the Juglans microcarpa x Juglans regia isolate MS1-56 chromosome 1D, Jm3101_v1.0, whole genome shotgun sequence genome contains these proteins:
- the LOC121263835 gene encoding uncharacterized protein LOC121263835, which yields MLEQTYRRLVNKMFKDQIGQYMNVYINDLLVKSKELEQQLDDLREAFRGLQQYKMKLNPTKCTFKVQSDKFLGFIMSKQGIEANSEKVQAIAGMEPLRNLNNVQRLVRRITALNRRGLRVYMIAKGSTEAYYTIRLEFKVLNNEVEYEAVLAGLAIARALGEKEADMKAYTQVVVSQITEEYLVKGKRLKKYLQQVNQGHEPFDYFQISRIPRQDN from the exons ATGCTGGAGCAAACATACCGGAGACTGGTGAACAAAATGTTTAAGGATCAAATCGGGCAGTACATGAACGTATACATTAATGATTTGCTGGTGAAGAGCAAAGAACTGGAACAACAGTTAGATGACCTGAGGGAAGCATTCAGAGGGTTACAACAATACAAAATGAAGCTTAACCCAACTAAATGCACATTCAAAGTACAGTCAGACAAATTCTTAGGCTTCATAATGTCAAAACAGGGGATTGAAGCCAATTCGGAAAAAGTCCAGGCAATTGCTGGAATGGAACCACTGAGGAACCTAAACAACGTGCAAAGGCTAGTAAGGAGAATAACGGCGCTCAACAG GAGGGGATTACGAGTATATATGATCGCGAAAGGCAGCACTGAAGCATACTACACAATAAGGCTTGAATTCAAGGTCCTTAACAATGAGGTCGAGTATGAAGCAGTATTGGCAGGACTCGCCATAGCAAGAGCCTTGGGAGAAAAGGAGGCTGACATGAAAGCATACACTCAAGTCGTGGTCAGCCAAATAACTGAAGAATATTTGGTAAAGGGCAAGAGGCTTAAAAAATACCTACAACAAGTCAACCAAGGACACGAACCATTTGATTACTTCCAAATAAGCCGTATCCCAAGGCAGGACAATTGA
- the LOC121264957 gene encoding transcription factor MTB1 encodes MKIEGGLGGGLWNDEDKTMLAAVLGTRAFDYLLSSSVSNENLLMAVGSDEHLQNTLSDLVDCPNASNFSWNYAIFWQLSRSKSGDWVLGWGDGSCREPREGEESEAMRILNLRLEDETQQKMRKRVLQNLHKLFGGSDEDNYALGLDRVTDTEMFFLASMYFSFPQGEGGPGKCFASGKHAWFSDALKLQSDYCIRSFLAKSAGIQTIVLVPIEVGVVELGSVRSVGENLELLQSLKSSFSTHPLPVARVKSVPAFPVVNDKKDENVPFTNLGLVDRVEAVPKIFGQDLNSGYLGRPHHREKLAVRKMEERPWEVSPNRSKIAYPNPRNGLHGSSWGHVRGGGGVKQGNPAEIYCQQTSNNLQELVNGAREEFRLNHYQPQKQLQMQIDFSAATSRPSVISRPISAESEHSDGEATCKEERAGVADERRPRKRGRKPANGREEPLNHVEAERQRREKLNQRFYALRAVVPNISKMDKASLLGDAIAYINELQAKLKVMEAERERSGTSSRDTSSLEANPNAENPYRTPDIDIQATHDEVIVRVSCPLDSHPTSRVIQAFKEAQATVIESKIATANDTVFHTFVIKSQGSEQLTKEKLIAVFSSNSLQPLSSGG; translated from the coding sequence ATGAAGATTGAGGGGGGTTTGGGTGGTGGGTTGTGGAATGATGAGGACAAGACCATGCTTGCGGCGGTTCTGGGCACTCGAGCTTTCGATTACTTGCTGTCGAGCTCGGTTTCGAATGAGAATTTGTTAATGGCTGTGGGGAGTGATGAGCATTTGCAAAACACACTTTCCGATCTCGTGGACTGCCCAAACGCGTCTAATTTTAGCTGGAATTACGCAATCTTTTGGCAGCTTTCAAGGTCCAAGTCGGGGGACTGGGTTTTGGGGTGGGGAGATGGGTCTTGTAGGGAGCCTAGGGAGGGGGAGGAGTCTGAAGCTATGCGTATTCTCAATCTTAGGCTTGAGGATGAGACTCAGCAGAAGATGAGGAAAAGGGTGCTTCAGAATCTGCACAAGTTGTTTGGGGGATCAGACGAGGATAATTATGCCTTAGGATTGGATCGTGTTACTGATACGGAGATGTTCTTTCTTGCATCGATGTATTTCTCCTTCCCGCAAGGGGAGGGCGGTCCGGGCAAGTGTTTTGCATCTGGGAAGCATGCTTGGTTCTCGGATGCACTGAAGTTGCAGTCCGACTATTGTATCCGGTCGTTCCTTGCTAAATCTGCCGGAATTCAGACCATTGTCTTAGTCCCAATTGAGGTGGGTGTGGTTGAGTTGGGTTCAGTGAGATCTGTGGGTGAAAATCTAGAACTGTTGCAGTCATTAAAATCATCATTCTCAACACATCCTTTACCAGTGGCGAGGGTTAAATCAGTGCCAGCATTTCCAGTGGTGAATGATAAGAAAGATGAAAATGTCCCTTTCACAAATTTGGGGTTGGTGGATAGAGTGGAAGCGGTTCCCAAGATTTTTGGGCAGGATTTGAACTCCGGTTACTTGGGCCGACCCCATCACAGAGAGAAACTTGCTGTCCGAAAGATGGAAGAGAGGCCATGGGAAGTTTCTCCTAACAGGAGTAAGATTGCATATCCCAACCCACGAAATGGTCTTCATGGTTCAAGTTGGGGACATGttcgtggtggtggtggtgtgaaGCAGGGGAACCCAGCAGAAATTTATTGTCAACAGACCTCAAATAACTTGCAAGAGCTTGTTAATGGGGCCCGAGAAGAATTTCGCCTAAATCACTATCAGCCACAAAAACAACTGCAAATGCAAATTGATTTTTCAGCAGCCACCTCAAGGCCTTCTGTGATTTCCCGGCCAATTAGTGCTGAATCTGAGCATTCAGATGGTGAAGCCACATGCAAGGAAGAGCGGGCAGGTGTAGCTGATGAAAGGAGACCCAGAAAACGAGGCAGAAAGCCTGcaaatggaagagaagagcCGCTCAATCATGTGGAGGCAGAGAGACAGCGACGTGAGAAGTTGAACCAACGGTTCTATGCGTTACGAGCTGTTGTGCCGAATATCTCCAAGATGGATAAAGCTTCCCTGTTGGGAGATGCCATTGCTTACATCAATGAGCTTCAGGCAAAGCTCAAGGTCATGGaagcagagagggagagaagtgGGACTAGCTCAAGAGATACATCATCTTTGGAGGCTAATCCAAATGCTGAAAACCCATACCGGACTCCTGATATTGATATTCAAGCTACCCATGATGAAGTTATTGTCAGGGTGAGCTGTCCTTTAGATTCTCACCCGACATCAAGGGTCATCCAAGCATTCAAAGAGGCACAAGCTACTGTAATTGAGTCAAAAATCGCCACAGCAAATGATACTGTGTTTCATACATTTGTAATCAAGTCTCAAGGATCTGAGCAATTGACGAAAGAAAAGCTGATTGCAGTGTTTTCATCCAACTCCTTACAGCCATTGTCATCGGGTGGGTAG